A stretch of DNA from Bacteroidota bacterium:
CAGCATAAGTTATCCGTCCCGTAAGGAGTCATTTCAACAAAATTCTTTGCAATTTTTCGCATTACATAACGCTGTTCTTCGATTACACCTCCTTCTCTGGTTAAATTGCAAGGATCATGAAGTGTAACAACTTCAGTAAGGCGATCAGCGTCGACCTTTATTTTTCCTTCACGGATATATTGTGCAAGTAATTCAACCGATGTTAAAACTTCATAAGGCAATCTTTTTTGAATATAATTAGGCCCTTCCCATTTAAATGCTCTTGAACCGTGTCCACATTCAGCTAATACACATTTTTTCGATTCCATTTTATTCATTTCATCATCCATCCGCTGTGCAATTACATTAGCCTCATCCATATTCCCGGAAAAAAAAGCATAATTAGTCACATCATACATTTCGGTAGACAGACTCCAGCTTTCATTAGCTGCATAAAATACCTTAGCCATCGCTGAAATTGACAAAGGAAAGAACTTCGGTTCACGTGGGTTAAGTGTATAAAGAATATCCTTACCTTTTTGATTCAGTGGGATATTTGCATTGTCATCATTCAGCTCAAATTTTAAATCATCTTCAAGCCATTCAATGGTATCCACAAATTCTTTTGTGGGAATTCCCATATTATTTCCAGTTTCAATAGCGGCATTGACACTTGCATTAAGTGATGCAGGAACATAGCCCATTCGGGATAACATTTCACGGCCTATACGAACCACATAATTAATGTCCACACCTATCGAACAATGCATAGTACAACGTCCGCACATGGTGCATGATCCATATAAAAGGTCAACCATTTCCTCAATAGTTGCGTCATCAAGATCTCGTGCCTTTGTCAGCCACGGAATTTTTTTCCCGAGAAAAGTGTTGTACCTCCTATAAATGGAGGCAACAATGTCAACTTTTTTTGCTGGTACATAATGTTCGTCGGGTTCTGATCTGTAATAAATGCAGCTATCTGCGCATAAACCACAATGAACACAACTATTTAGATGGGTGATTAATTTACTGTCCTCATGAGAACTCAATACTTCCAACCCCAACTTCTTTTTTTCTTCTGATAATCTTCCCATGATTTTATTGTTTAGGATTCATGATTGGCCATATTCCTCTCCATCCATAGAAAAATCCCAAATGATATCGCGCTGCAAAAAAGTAAATGGTATGCTTGAGTTTACCCATTGGTAAATACAATAATAATGCTGTAACAAGAGTATAATATAAAACAATGCCATCACTCATAAATAGTATTAATGCAGTTGCCAATTGGAATAAAGTGACCAATAGGTTTGAGATAAAATCATCTGGATTTGAAAGCGAAAGAAGCTCAGATTTCAGTATTCTCTTTATTAAAATTCCTAAACCAGAAATGCTGGAAATGATCAAAAAGCCAATTAAAATATAGTTTGTTAATTGATTAAGTTCAATTTTAAACAGAAACGTAAAAAATAAAAAAATGGATAAAAAAGTTCCAAGATGATAAATAATTCCTGCCATATAGGTAGGCAAATGCAAATAAGCGGATTCTTTTTTAGCCGGACTCATGGCCTTTGTAAAAGAATATTGTACAGCTTTAGAAATATTTCCACGCTGTTTAGAAAAATCATGCGGGTTTCCTAATCGAATAAGTCTGATTAAATGAAATAAAAGGGAACCTATGCAAATTACCAAGGCTGCTAGTGCCATCCAGTGATACCAATACATAATTTCATCGTTTTATTAAACGCAACCATCAGGTTTTGGTAATCCGGCGATACGACAAGCACCCCGTGCTGGACCCAACGGAAATAACTCGTAAATCTCTCGAAGACGAACGCCTGTTTCCTGGCAAATAACCCTAATCATCGGAGCCATGCCTTTTTCTTCCCAATTCTTGCGAATTATTTTTACAATGGCCCAATGTTTTTCGTTCATTTCTTCAATACCATCACTCTTTGCAAATAAATTTGCAACTTCTTCATTCCAAATTTCCGGATGTGACAGAAATCCGTCCCCATCAACTTCAAAAATTTTCCCTCCTAATTCAATAGTAGCCATACCTAGATTTTATTTGATTAACACTTAAATTAATTCATTATCAAATTTGTCAATAATTTCCTCTGGAGTAAGAGGTGTGTCAGGTAGAACGAAATCGGGGCAGAAATTTAGTGTTGCTTTAGTAATGTATCTCTTACATGTGCTCCAGTATTTTTTATCCTGAAGGCAGTAATTTGTCATATAATTTTCCTTGGCTTCTAAAGTAGCTACAATTATAAGGCTATTTACAAGTTTGCAATCATTATAATTCGGACAATGGTAATCTGCCATGACTGATAAAAACCCGAAATTTATAAAAAATTCTGATTGATATTATTGATGAAATCCAATATATACTCAGTATAAATAAAACTCACTAATATAGATGTGTTTATATGATATTGGATTAAAAATATTTTTTGGAGAAATGTTTTTTAAGCCAATGCAA
This window harbors:
- a CDS encoding (Fe-S)-binding protein; the encoded protein is MGRLSEEKKKLGLEVLSSHEDSKLITHLNSCVHCGLCADSCIYYRSEPDEHYVPAKKVDIVASIYRRYNTFLGKKIPWLTKARDLDDATIEEMVDLLYGSCTMCGRCTMHCSIGVDINYVVRIGREMLSRMGYVPASLNASVNAAIETGNNMGIPTKEFVDTIEWLEDDLKFELNDDNANIPLNQKGKDILYTLNPREPKFFPLSISAMAKVFYAANESWSLSTEMYDVTNYAFFSGNMDEANVIAQRMDDEMNKMESKKCVLAECGHGSRAFKWEGPNYIQKRLPYEVLTSVELLAQYIREGKIKVDADRLTEVVTLHDPCNLTREGGVIEEQRYVMRKIAKNFVEMTPYGTDNLCCGGGGGQLAMSEYNTRRMKTAGLKADQIRKTGASIVVTPCHNCVDQLMQTNVEYKLNVKIMTLAELVADALILE
- a CDS encoding TusE/DsrC/DsvC family sulfur relay protein; this translates as MATIELGGKIFEVDGDGFLSHPEIWNEEVANLFAKSDGIEEMNEKHWAIVKIIRKNWEEKGMAPMIRVICQETGVRLREIYELFPLGPARGACRIAGLPKPDGCV